The genome window TCAGCTGCTCCTATCACAGTTTACCGAGAAAACCCAAAAGTAACTGCCCTGAAGGCAGGTTTGTCACCAGATGACCAAGCAATAGTAGACAGATTGGAAAAACTAAAGGAAAAGCAGTCTCTACCACCTTCAGACAGTGACTTAAAAGAGAGGTTGGCAAATCTAAAAGGTGTGCCTTATAGGGATTCATTAGAAAACAAACAATCCGTGAGCATTTCCATTAAATCACTGGAAGACAAGAAATTAGTGTTTTTGTTCATAGTTGTTTACTCTGGACCTGAGGTCTGATCAAGAAAAAGCAGATTCATTAATGGAACAATATTCAAACCAACAAGGTATAGATGCTTCATATCAGTCTCATGATGATATAGGACAAAGGCTGGCCGTTCTTAAAGGCGAggactataaaaaaaatgaagtaagcAGTGACGAAGAACTAGACTCTGAAGCAGAGGTGgatcaaattacaaaaaaggtGCTTTTCACTGAGattcgttatttttttaatttggaattaTAAACTGGATTATTTCAGATAATGTCACAAGTGTCACTCGAAGAAAGATGTCCGCTTGGTTCTTCCAAAAAACCTACCTCATCAAGTGATGATGATGACGACGATATTCGTTCATCTTCACCAGAACTCCCCTGGTGTGTCTTGTGCAACAAAGACGCGACTCATAAGTGTAACGATTGTGGCGGCGACCTTTATTGCAGCTCTTGCAATATTGAAGTACATAAAGATTGGGGCGATACTGATCATAGAGTCGTTCCATATAAGCAGAAGTAAGATGGGAGTATTTGTTTATTGATTGTATGGGTAAAAGAGTAACATAGTATgtagtgtttttttaaaggatgAAATCTtgagtttaaatatttaccataTTTAGGTGTCTTTATGTTGATTTATCATATTCTAAAAGTATTATTTCCTATTGTCTTagtattttgtattatttatacGGTTTATACAGTATTTGActagaattttataaattcacTTTTGCAGTAACATTTATGACCgttaaaacaagaaattctAAGGCCACTGTGAGTCCAATTATTATTCCTTAGATTTGTTGGAGCAACTAAACTGCTAAAACTTTGAAACCCATAGCGAAAATTTATAGGCTATATTTTAAGCTATATATCTTCAGGAATAAAAGATATACCCATTTCTATGCGATGTGCAACATACATATTGCTAGGATTTACTGTATGATGTAAGACCCGCACCATCCATTCGGAAACAGACCAGTTTTGTTAACCAACGTATCAACCACATACATTAGAAAAGAAATACAAAGCCATGCCACAAGGGTCAACGCTAATTACATGTGGAAAGGGCAATAAAAATGGGGCATTGGTTTTTAAGTATCGCTACAATCTGATGGCGGACGATGTTAATAGTATGAAGATGGATTTCATGACTGATAAAAGAAATAAGATTGATAAGGTCACTTGTGGgcaaaaagttttacatttgcTATATGTGCAGTATTTCTGATCATATAGTGTGTCACGGATTCGTTTCTCTATATTGGgatctaataaatttttgttaaaacagttgataattaaattttatttatttaatttaattaaaggctttaaataaagaaataaaacattacaaaTTCGTCTTTTCCTAATTATAAGGCACATTTCGTCTTTAAGTACGAGTCCCCTCCAACCTGCAACAAAATGTCATGTTTACTTTACTACTACTGATTATGTTATGCTAATACTCGCCAATTTCGCTTCTTCGTCTGTAGTGAAGGCCATACGCTTCAAAAAACTCTTAACTGCAGCGCTAGTCACCTTTCTGTGCAGGATTTTGATGACTTCAAGTTACCCTATAAGCACAACAATAGATATAACACTTGAAATCAATCAgtcaacattaaaaataaaggcaTTTCGGTCGAGTtttaaacgcaaaaaaaaccgcttTTCTTGATTGATCTTAATCTATGCATTAAAAACTCTCGTTGCTGCTGCACCTATGAATAAATCGCAATATGTCGCATGTAGGAAGTTCTCTATACGAATTACTGAAGGTTTTTCCTTGGGTTTTTAGTAACTACGCATATGcctttattttaatgtttcctTTGTGGACAGTTGATGACCTAATAAACGTTGTGGGCAATCATGAAGACGACAAACATACCTTTTGAGTTTTCGATGAGTCGCTGtctaatgttttctttaaagcaaTTGAACGCATAATCCGCAAAGCCGTTGATTATAATGCCGTCGGGGACGCAGATGTTTAGTCTTCTCTGTGTATGGTATCGCAACCATAGGGAACGACGAAGGTTATGTTTGTCGTAGGTAATTTTCGCTTTGAATCCTCTTTCTTGGAGTTATCTTGTTAGTACCATTCCTTTGAACGTTCCGCTTTGGCGCATTTAGACGCATCAACCTAACGCACTGCCGAACGTGGTATAATACTTTGTTTAATTGCCTCTAAGGTGAGACTTTATCCAGTGTTTTACTTTATTTCGAAGTTAGTATTAATGAGGATCGAAGATAATGGTTAAATCGAAGActtttcattactttttataatcattttcaaaGCCCTTTGAATTTCTTGAACCTTATCAACGCCAATCAAATTATTCCAGACATGGCTCATTCATAAAAGCAACTGCTATACAACGTATTCTAAGTAAAGTGAATTCAATGATGATAATAGCCTGAAATCTAGAAGGGTTAGAAAAATTGTAAGAACGccatttaattcattttaaaacgtTGCCTGAAAGAGCACAGAAATACTCATCccgtttttaattaagttgcCTTGTATCTTTTACGATTTCCATAATCTCCATGAAATTCACTTTATTTAGGACACTGCATGTTGTACCACTATGAACATTTTACGCTCATTACCGAATGCcatattaaacatttatcagTTCGATAACATTTTGAAATCACTTCCAAAATGCTGTCAAAATGATTTATAGCTAATATGACCATTGAAAGAAATGTCATTGCCAGAATACTTTGGTACTCTAAATGATGGGAAATTCAGATATTCGCATTAGTATGGTAATATGGCTGCTGAAACCTACCTGCGTATCTACTCTGACAAGTTACAAAACATCTTAACAAAgcaaacacaataaaaaatgtgagaCATGTTGTATTTGGTGCGCATTAACCAGAATATAGTTAAAAGGCCATTGTGGAATGTGATCGTTCAGGTTAGTGCAGGTCTCCACTCCAATGTTGTTTAAATGGCACGTACTTGATTCAATTGGGAAATTCAACTACCTACGAGGACGCTGCGATACCTAATTAAACTGAAGAAAGCGAGTAACAAAACGTAACCTCATATGGCAATTTAACAGGCACTAGATTTCGCACTTTTTGGAGTACCCAATATGAGCGCTAGAAACAGTCTTTATCTGAGTATGCACTGACAGTGATATTCATCCATGTGACTATTTTGGATTGTGACAGGACAAAAACCACTAGTTAACATTAATCTTCCCACCAAAATAGATTCCCGATTCGACCAAATAGGGATCTGATATGCATCAGATAAACCTAATTACGGATGTCCTGGATACATGGGAAAAATCGGTGTAAAGTAGGATGGATGGCTCCCTCTTATGAActtgaaatattcataaaacaTATTGCTGATTGAAAAGTGGCGCATCCGCATTTCACGTTCAGGGAAAACAGaatgtgtttttttactttcagtttctatttccttttaaaaggtaattttatagTAGACacaatttatgcaaaaaataatgCTTTCACAAATCGTAAGACATACTACACTGAAGTATCGAAATCAGTCTCTAATAAACTGTCCTAATCCtacttagaaaattaaaagaggAACAAAATTAAGTGTAACAACCCTCAAAATCAGTGTGAATTGTGTATTTGTCATTTCATTCGCAATTTACATATCAATTTGGCGGCTTTTGTTTGCGACTCTATTAAACATTACTCGCAATTACgtatatttgcaaaaaaactaACGGGAACTTTATGAATTTCGAGCAAGCGCTTTATTTAGTATCGTCTCGCGCCGCCTCGACCGCCTGCGCCACCGCCGCCGCCTCCGTAGCTACAATGTAAAAAGGATACGTATCATTAAGCGAACAGAATAGTGAGCCTCTGATGCTAGATTCTTCAGGTCTTCCATGCGTCTTTGACGAGGAATTGTTTATTGCGAAAGGTACAGCAATTCATGTATAGAAGTGTACGTAGAAGACACATCTGCGCAATTCGAAAAGCACCTACCTGATGGAGCGGGATATTGTTACTTCATTGGTTAACGAGATATTCTGCCTTTTATTAGAACCGttacgtgtttttttttcactattttggTCACGGTAACTCTGGCTTTTCTATGAAAAACGCAAAGTGAAGTCGTACAGAAGAATGCGCTTTTTTCAATACCAACTTAGAACTGCCTGAAGGAAAAATCCGCAAAACGTACTCTTAcatatgttaaaaattctctCACGCTTCGTTGAGGCCGCAATTGCAGTAACTATGAATTGGACGATTTATTTGATCGGATTTAAAGCGCTAAGACGGCCGATTATTTCTCATCAACGACCGCATAAGAAAACTCAGAAAATTGCATCGCAGGCTCACTTTTATTCATTAagattaaataacaataaagcTCACTGCTTAGTTTTCTTGCCcatttaaatataatgttCAGATGATAAAAATTAGAGACAGAAAGTTATGTTAATTTGGAAGAATAAAGTTACTTGgagttttttccacaaaaattactattttcaaGTAAAGAATTGATAATTACTGTACGCTAGGATTTCTAAAAGCAAAAAAGGAATCTAAAACTTCTCATAAATTCCATaagaaatctttttaaaacattgctattaatcaaatttccgCATTTCCAATTCGGGACACTACACAACTTCGATAATAAGCAAAATCCTAAGGGTAAACTTCAAATTTCAGATACATTGCATTTtcgtacatcaaataaattaatttaacgaAGATTCCAATCAATGAGCGTTAATGTTATTGAATTGTCTACTCTTCCTTTTAAAACTACCAATTACCAGATACAAACGATATAATTCATTTACCTTCTTTGAGCCGGAAGTGGAGGATAGGCAGACTCGTAACCGCCGCCGCCACCACCTCGAGGAGCAGCGTTTCCGTATCCATCATCGTAACCTCCGGTAGCGCCACCACCACCGCCATAACCACCAGTTGCACCACCTCCGTAGCCactaaaaataccaaaataattaaagacaaaTATATCTATACAGCTATGGAGTGTACAGAGTTTGACAGAGTGGTTCAGTTGCTTTGATTAACCATTGTTATCTTCTAAACCGTTAGTGTTAGAAGATCggtttgataaaataaaagttactaaattttatatcaaaactaaaatttcaacaatgaTGATATCAAACGTCAttgatataattatttataaaatatcgagcaaaaataaaaatttgttaaaacagctttttttgaaaataattttgtttttttttcaggctTCACATTGAgattaagacatttttttctctatttagtttctagttttctttttcttacCTATCTCCATAACCTCCAGCAGCTTGTCCCGAACTGTAACCACCGCCATAACCGCCAGCAGCAGTACCACCACCGTAATTACCTCCTCCACCAGCAGCTGTACCACCGTATCCGCCACCTCCAGCACCGCCACCGTAACTGCTCGCGCCACCACCTCCATAACCTCCTGAACCATATCCGTTAGATCCGCCGCCTCCTCCATATCTGTCGTAACCGCCACCAACAGCAGCATTATCTCCGCCCCTAAAACAAAGAACATGaatgtatttcaattttaaaattatttaaaattagtgaataAGAACTACCCGAATaatcgaaaaaataatatcattcACCATATATGACAAACTATgctttgtaatattttttcttattagttagaatttttaattgaaaaatcttaaatttcaattattgttaCTTGAAGGCACCCAAAGATGTCCATTAACTACCCTACCATTTTTTAATGACCCAATTTAATCCCCACgtccaaaaattgcttcataTAATTAGACACTACTCAGGTACAAGTCCCTGATATTGGAGATATTCTGTGAAAAGAAAAGCCGTGAGAGAAATCTCGTCTTTTTCCTACACATTCCTTTTAAGGTATTCTGAATTGAGTGAGTTATCATACATTCCTCCTTAGATTAACACTTAACCAACAAGATTCAATAAACGTTTTGTACACTGTCTCaatcatttttctatttaaaatttctttaagcAGATAAAAACTCCAAGTGAAACCATTATTTCAGGTATCTATTAATAGttattcttaaatatttaGGTCGAGCAACATCTTCAATAATATGATTACTCCGATTCAATACTCTGTAAGTCCGGCGTACCCGCCTCTTAACTTAATTTTGCcaccaattttcatttttttctccatCATTAAACAACATCACTGTCTCCCCTGCATATGAAATCAGTAATTGACCTTCTAGACTAATTGTTAGTTGTCTCAGTATTACTAATACCTTTAATCATTGCccctatttttgttttaaaacttgaCAATATCACAGAAAAAGATTCCAAGTGTAAGCAATGAGCTGGGCTGTAACTAAGGGATATTGGGACTTATTTACCTTATTGTGGATGAAAGGAAAAGATGGAAGATTAGGAAAATAACATGCTTACATTGCTTTAGGTGCAGCATCCCGCCGACTGTAAAGGTCACCTCCATCAGGACCTCTACTTGGTGGCCCACCCCTAAATATACATCATTTCCatataattctttatttcagTCATAATACAAATAGAGttaaaactatataaaatACATACAATACTTAAATACTTAGAAAATAGGTTCAATGTTAGTTCATTTTAATTGTATCTATATAAATTGATGTAACACAACACATGATGACTGCTTGGGGAAAGATCCTTTGTagcattttaaaacattttttactgctattttatttttgaattaatttctcTACCTTGAGAGTAATGCTTTACTATCCTATTTGAGAGTCCCTATTCTAGATGTTCCCCTTGATGTGGATATTTAACTGTTTATTTCACATGGACCACTGGTATTGTTAATCCACATTGCCACAATATCTCTCAATTTCTCATTGTGTACCAAATTGATTTTCATCAAGTCTTCTTCTATGACAGAGACCAATCctaaattgatgtttttcttgtgtttttcCATTATCTTAATTCAGAACCAGTATGGttcagatttcaaattttgtatgtacacatttttctatataataaacgtttttttgcgttttcttCATGGCCTTAGTATAGAGTGAGTGTTTTACTATTTTAGGATAAGCAAATTCAGTAAATAAAGTCTGTATCTGTTAGACCATTTTCTCTTTCAGTttggatatattttttcatttgcttTCATCTCCTTATCTTCACCAATTTCTTAATCCATTTCCATTTTCATTCCCTAGTCCATTTTTTCTGCCACAGATTtctcaaacaatttttcaatcattttattcattatccTTCTCTTAATTTCTACCTTTCatttcgataagttgtatatTCTTGTTCTTTAATTTACAGTGATACACCAAACCTTTATGACCTTtgtcatatattttttttcaattataatattaaattaatctcATAGAAAATTGAGTTATACCTATATTGcttaacttaaataaatgtCAGACTAGTTCCCAACAACCCCAAAGTACTGTTCGCAAGGTATGTATCAGGAGAAAATTCTCCCAAATTTAGATCCTTTTCAATGGGCAATAAACCAGAGATTTTACAACCgtaaagaaatttttcatcATTGCAACAATAAATTCATAAGATTAACTTACCTCTCATCAT of Euwallacea similis isolate ESF13 chromosome 3, ESF131.1, whole genome shotgun sequence contains these proteins:
- the LOC136419673 gene encoding abscission/NoCut checkpoint regulator: MMSCHHCNTKFNFFHKELGCANCGLSLCSKCLQQKCKIPSKGEAEFKVCRVCFPKLNKQSQGETFAPPDRFLKRLENLENPSAAPITVYRENPKVTALKAGLSPDDQAIVDRLEKLKEKQSLPPSDSDLKERLANLKGVPYRDSLENKQSLFTLDLRSDQEKADSLMEQYSNQQGIDASYQSHDDIGQRLAVLKGEDYKKNEVSSDEELDSEAEVDQITKKIMSQVSLEERCPLGSSKKPTSSSDDDDDDIRSSSPELPWCVLCNKDATHKCNDCGGDLYCSSCNIEVHKDWGDTDHRVVPYKQK